The bacterium DNA segment GCTTAACAAGGCTCACCTTGAGGGTAAACTCCTTGCTATTCCCTCGAGGGAGGAGATACCTGTAACATTCGATGAGAGCCTTATAGTTGAGTTCTATTCTCGCTGATGTAATTTTAATCATAGATTGATGAACGCTTTTAAAATAACATTAAGGAGCGGATAGCCATGAAATGGAAAGCAATGCAAATGCCTGAGGGGTTGGTCGAGGACCCACAGACCAAAGGCAATCGCACATTCGGTCGCTTTATCATAGAGCCCATGGAGAAGGGCTGGGGAATAACCGTTGGAAATGCGCTAAGACGCGTGCTCCTGTCATCCATGCAAGGCGCTGCTATAGAGTCTATTCGCGTCGAAGGTGTTCTCCACGAGTTCACGGCACTCGACGGAATATACGAGGACCTGCCAGAGATAATACTGAACCTTAAGGGAATAAGATTCAAGGTGCACGGCGATTTCCCAAAACCAGTTTATCTCGATGTGGAAAAAGAAGGCGATGTCGTAGCTGGCGACATCCAGACACCGCCAGACATAGAAATACTTAATAAAGACCACCACATATGCACAATAACGAAAAAGCGACGGCTCAGAATCGATATGGAACTTGGCGTTGGCAAAGGCTTTTCTGTTGCCGAGGAGCACATGGACAAAAACGCGCCGATAGGGACAATAGCCATAGATGCCATATACACTCCCATAAAAAAGGTTAATTTCCGCGTTGAGCCTGCAAGGGTAAGGCAGCGCACGGACTACGACCGTTTAATAATCGAAATAGAAACAGACGGAAGCCTGACGCCACGAGAATCATTGGCTAT contains these protein-coding regions:
- a CDS encoding DNA-directed RNA polymerase subunit alpha, which produces MKWKAMQMPEGLVEDPQTKGNRTFGRFIIEPMEKGWGITVGNALRRVLLSSMQGAAIESIRVEGVLHEFTALDGIYEDLPEIILNLKGIRFKVHGDFPKPVYLDVEKEGDVVAGDIQTPPDIEILNKDHHICTITKKRRLRIDMELGVGKGFSVAEEHMDKNAPIGTIAIDAIYTPIKKVNFRVEPARVRQRTDYDRLIIEIETDGSLTPRESLAMAARLLIDHFSLFLHPEVKLEQIEEKPIDEETQRIKALLKLPVDELELSVRASNCLRSAKIRYLADLVVKTEQEMLKFRNFGRKSLQELQTVLGKLGLHFGMDISKYLTAEELAELHRIAEEKEKEKEKVTSKK